In Posidoniimonas corsicana, the genomic window GCGAGGAGGCTCTGCCATAGGGGGTCCCCCTGCATAGCCGGATGCACGTAGGCGAAGTGCCCCGACTTGCCAACCACCGTGGAGTGGAAGTCGATCACGTAGTCGGCCTCGGCGCCCGTGTCGGCCAGCATCGCGTCGCCCACGACCTGCAACTCGGCGTGCCCGCCGTAGCCGGGGCTGCTCCAGAAGCGGTTGGGGTCGTCTGCCGGGCGGGCGACCGTGCTGCGGTTCATGCCGGCGTAGCGTCCGTCGGGGTTAATCAGTGGGTATACCGCGAAGTCGGCCACCTTGCGGAGGAGCCCGGCCTGCAGCGAGTCGCCGGCCAGGTAGTCGACCAGCCCCTCCAGCACCAGATTGCCCAGCCCCTCGTTGGCGTGCACACCAGAGGCGAGCACCACGCTGACACGCTCGGCGGCCCCGTCCGGGTCGGACAGTCCGAACGCCCGGATCGGATGAGACGGAATGGACCGCCCCAGGTCGTCTACGCCGCCCGGCGAGGCGCCAATTGCGAACGACGCATCGCCCGAGGCCGTAGGCCGCACCCACGGCGAGGAGGCCAGCCCGCTGACCAACTGCTCCGCTCGGCCGACGGTGTAAGGCAGCCCGTACGCGACGAACACGGTGTCGGACGTGAATGGGCCATCGTTGTAGAAGGCGTACCGTCCCTGGGCGGAGCTACGCTGGTTGTAGTCGAAGAACTCCCACGACTGGCCGTCGTAGCTGTAGACCATCTCGTGGTCGTTGAGATTGGACCCGCCGTTGGCGAAGTCGTCGTCGATCTGGAACGCGGGCCGCTGGCCCCCCGCATCGTCGAGGCGGAAGTGCAACCACTTCCAGTCGCCCGGGTTGAAGTTGTCCCGCCCGGCGAGGGTGATCACGTCACCCACGATGGTCGATCCTCCCACATCGAGCGAGCCGGTGTCGAAATCGGCGGAGAGCTGGTAGGCGCGGCCCTGCGTGGCGACCGCTAGCACCGCGAGCAGACCCCACGCCGACAGGCGGCGGGCGGAACGGCTTGACCAGGCTCGACCCATGCGAGTGCTACTTCCCGGCGGCGTCGTTCGTGCGGCGTGGATCGGCCGCGGCCAGCAGGCGGCCGTCGGGCAAATACTGCACCCCATTGCCGCCGCCGAAGTAGCTGCCGTCGCTCTGCCGCTCCTCGGTCCGCCAACCGCGGGTCACAAGCTGGCCCACAAGGTCGTCCGGCGCCTCCTCCTCGAAGTCGATGAAGTTGCTCGGCTCGCCGCGGTAGATCGGCCGGCGGAGGTGGTACCGCCAGCGCCCCAGTGCGGACGGGAGCTCCTGTCCCGACCCCAGCACGTCCAGCAGCAGCTGGATGGTGGTGGAGGGGATCCGCTGGCCGCCCGGGATGCCGAGCGCCAGCTTGACGTGGCCCTCTTCCTCGACGATCACCGGCGCCACGGTGCTGCGAGGGCGTTTGCCGGGCGCCAGCGTGTTGACCGACTTCCGGTTGGTGACATTGAAGTTGCTCATGCTGTTGTTGAGCAGCACCCCCGTGCCGGGCGCCACGACGCTGGCGCCGAAGTGGAAGCTGAGCGACTGCGTGATGCAGACCACATTGCCCTCGGAGTCGGCCACCACCAGGTGCGAGGTGCTGGCGTCGGACTCGTCGTCCATGGTCGGCTCGAGCGGCTGCGGCACGGGTTGCGACTTCTTGTCGCGGGCCGCGGCGTCCTCGGCGATCGCCAACGCGTTGCGGCGGATCAACCGGATCGACTCCGGCGCAAGCAGGCCCTTGGCCATCTCGACCGAGTCCACCACGTCGGCGATTTCCCTGTCGATCCGCGGGTAGATCTCCAGCAGCACGCCGCACAGCTTCTCAATGGAATGGATGTCGTGCGTGTCTTCCTTAGTCCAATCGACCCCCTCGAGCGTCTTCAGGGCGGCCAGCACCGTGACCCCACCGGTGGTGGGTGGCGGCGAGGTGCAAACGCGGTATCCGCCGAACGAGTCGGTCAGCGGCGGCGGGACGCGGGGTTCGTACGTGGCGAAGTCGCGTTGGGTAAGGTCCGACCCGCCGGCGCGGCACGCCTCGACAATCCGCTTTCCGATCTCCCCTTTGTAGAACGCCTGCACGCCCTCGGCGGCGATCTCGCGGAGCGTCGCCGCGAGGTCAGGGAACTGCATGCTGCTGCCGACGCCAGGCGCCTTGCCGTTGCTCAGGTAAAGCCCCGCCGCGCCCGGGTCGTGCCGCAGCCGGGCCACCTTGTGGCGGAACAGCGGCTGCATTTCTTGGTCGAACGGGATGCCCCGTTCGGCCAGCTCTACGGCCGGCTGCACCACCTCGTCCCAATCCCGCGAGCCCCACCGGCCGTGCGCCAGCGCCAGCCCCGCTGGCAGGCCGGGCACGCAAACGGCCGCGAAGCCGTGGCGGCGGTCCTCGCGGGGCAGAGCCGCGAACTTGTCCGGGTCGAGCTCGCGGGGCGCTGCATTAAGAGCCTCGACGCAGTGCACCTCGCCGGTGGCGCCGTTGCGGTACAGCATCACCATCTTGCCGCCCAGGCCCGACCCCCACGGCGCGGCGACGCCCATCGTAAGCGAGGTCGTAACCGCGGCGTCCACCACGTTGCCGCCCTGCTGCAACACCGATAGCCCCGCGGCGGACGCCGCGGGATGACCGCTGGTCACCGCAAAGCGGGTGGCCACGAGCTTCTCGCGGGCGTGAGCCGCGCCGCCGAAGCAGGGTCCGAGAAGCAGAACGGCAAGCAGGACGCGGCAAAGGCGGCTTGTCACGGGCATAGCACTCCTAGGGGACAAAACACCGGGGGGCGGGCGCCCCCGGTCGCCGGGGGTCGGCTAGCAGGCGGGGCGCCGACGCCGCATCGAGAGCAGCACGCCGCAGGCCAGCAGGCTAGCGGATGCGGGCTCCGGGATCGTCGAGATGTCGGCAATCAGGCCTGGGTAGGGGTTGGTGTCCAGCAACGTGATCGAGTCGATCAGCACGCTGTCGTTGGAAAGGTCGTTGTTGAGCGTGAGCCGAAGCGACCCGAAGCCTCGCGTCGGGTCGAGCAGCCCGGTCCCGATGGTCGTGAACGACGCGCCGCCGTCCAGCGAGTAGTGGACTTGGTAGACGTCCTTGTCGAGGTCGGCGGCCAGCACCGCCAGCACCGACGCGGCGTTGGGCACAACCACCGGATCGATGTCCGTGGCGCCGTCGCCGACGCCGTTGCCCAGCAGCGTGACGGTGTCGTCGTCCTCGCGCTGGAACTCGAATTCAGTGGTAACGAAGGTGGACCGGGGGTCGAACTGGATGAAGCTGATGCGGATCTCTTCGTTCTCGGCGGCGTCGAGCGTAGCGGAGTCGAACGCGTAGCTGAAATCGAGCACGCCGTAGAGCGAGCCCACCGCGACGTCATCGGCGTCGACATAGGTCGTGCCGAACTCGTTGTTCGCCTTCAGCGACGCGTCTAGCTGCCCCAGGCCGTTTGTGGTCACGTCCACCAGGTCGGCGTCGACGTCAAACAGGTGGGTGGGGACGGCGCTGTTGGCCGCCGCCTCGATGGCCGTGCCGGCGGCGTCGTCAAACAGGAACTCCTCCAGCACCGCGGCGTTTAGGTTGGGCGACCACAGCGCCGCGCTGGTTAGCAGACAGCCGCCGAGCACCAATCGCATGTTGCCGATCATGAGCAATACTCCCAAGAGCCAAAGGATGTTGAGCTAGGTAGGACGACAATGCACGCGCCTTAGGGCCAGGGCACAAAAAAAGGCCCCCAGCGCGCAGTCTGCACGCAAGGCGCCTGTCTCCTCTGTTCCGGTAGACGAACGACTCACCGCGGTAAGGCGGTAGTCCGTCTGAGTTTGAGGCTATCGAGTCGCTTTCGCGAACTCAAGCGAATTCAGACCAAATTCGGGTATGCGCAACCCGGCGATCCTGGCCCGGCAGGGGCCTAAATCCGGTCGGAGACGTATTGCTTCCCGCAGGTGCAAATCCTAGATTGAATCTCGGAAGAGGCGGCCGAGCGTTCCCCCGTTGTTCTCCCTTTCGGGTTGATCGAGAGCGTCGTATGTCTATGCCTCACTTCGCGCCGTCGGCGCGGCGGGCCCGCCGCGCGTTCACCCTGGTCGAACTGCTGGTGGTGATCGCCATCATCGGCATCCTGATCGCCCTCCTGCTGCCTGCGGTGCAAGCAGCCCGCGAGTCGGCCCGCCGATCGTCCTGCCTGAACAACCTGCGTCAGGTAAGCCTGGCGATGATGAACTACGAGTCGTCTAACAAGCGGCTGCCGGTTGGGGCAGCGCAGCGGTTCAACGTCACCAGCGACCCGACGCTCCACAGCTGGGTCTCCCAGATCCTCCAGTACGTGGAGGAGGCTAACGCCTACGGCATGGCCGATTGGACCCAGCCGCTCGCCCAGCGTGAGGACGACGGCAACCGGGCCCACCACATCAAGTTCGAGACCTTCAGCTGCCCGTCGCTGGAGCCGGTCGAGATCGTCAACGACTTCTACGGCGCGCGGGGGTCGTACGCGGTCAACGCCGGCATCGGCCAGGTGTTCATGCAGAACCCCGACCCAAAGCAGCGTACGTCCGAGGCCTCCGGCGTTCAGCCCTGGCCGATCCCGCCCTACGCGAGCACGACTTCGTCGTTGGGCGCGATCGGGCTGTTCATGGTGAACCACGGCCGCAAGCTGTCTGAGGTGACCGATGGCACCAGCAAGACCGCGATGCTGACGGAGGTCATCAACGTACCGGGCGAGGACACCCGCGGGGCGTTGCACTTCGGCGCCGCGGTGATGTACATGCATAATGTCCTGCCGAACGACACCGCTTCGCTGCCCGACCGCACGAGGTGGTGCGTGTCGGTCGAGAACGAGGCGCCCTGCCGTCAGACGCTGAACCAGTGGCAGGGCGGCTGGTACCAGGCGGCGCGCAGCAAGCACCCGGGCGGAGTGAACCTGGTCATGGGCGACAGCAGCGCGCGTTTCCTGACCGACAGCGTCAACTTCGAGGTCTGGCAGGCCATGTGCACCCCGCAGGGCGAAGAGGTCCTGGCGGAAGGCCTGTAGCCTGTCGCCCGATTCCTTTGTTTCCTCCTGGATCGCTCGATGCCGCGTACCGCGATTGCCTGCGTTGCCGCTCTGTTGCTAGCCGGCGGCTGCTCCGAAACCGCCAACTACTGCGAGTTCTCCGGTGCGGTGACCGCGGATGGTAAACCGGTCGACGAGGGGCTGATCATGTTCACGCCAACGGCCGCCGGGCCGGGCCAGGGGCCGGTGGCCGCCGACATCAGTGGCGGTTCCTACCGGGTTACCCCCGCAAAGAAGATGACCCCCGGCTCGTACAAGGTCGCGATCACGGCCGAACGGGACACCGGGCGGACGATTTCCTCCGAGCCGGGCAGCCGAGACGCCACCCCGATGCGCGAGCAGTACATCCCGCCACGCTACAACGCCACCACCGAGCTGACAACGGACATCGCGGCGGGCCAGAGCACGCCCGTCGACTTTGATCTGACGCTGAAGAAGAGCAAGTAGCGGCCCCGAGTCTCGCTAGGCGGCGTGCGAGTGCGGAGACCCGACCGGCTTGGCCGGCGTACTCGGGCGTAGGGCCGCCAGGTCGGCGTCGACCATCATGTGCACCAGCTGCTCGAAGGTGTGCTCGGGGCGCCAGCCGAGCTCATCACGGATCCTCGTGGCGTCGCCGCGCAAGCACTCGGACTCGACCGGGCGGAAGTAGTTGGGGTCGACCGCCACCAGCGTGCGTCCCGTGGCGTCGACGCCGTGCTCCTCCACGCCCTCGCCGCGCCAGGTCAGCGGGCGGCCAATGCGGTAGAACGCCCGCTCGCAGAAATCGCGGACGCTGTGCGTCTGACCGGTCGCCACGACGTAGTCTTCAGGCCGATCGGCCTGCATCATCAGCCACATCGCCTTGACGTAGTCGCCGGCGTAGCCCCAGTCCCGTTCGGCGTTCAGGTTGCCCAGGTAGACCCGCTCCTGCTTGCCGAGTGCGATGGCGGCCGCGGCGCGGGTGATCTTGCGGGTGACGAAGGTCTCGCCGCGGCGGGGCGACTCGTGGTTGTACTGGATGCCGTTCACCGCGAACATGCCGTACGACTCGCGGTAGTTCCGCGTGATGTAGAACGCGTAGGCCTTGGCGCACGCGTACGGGCTGCGGGGGTGGAAAGGCGTTTGTTCCGTCTGCGGACTCTCGCTGGCCAGGCCAAACAGCTCGGACGAGGACGCCTCGTAGAACCGGGCGTCGAGGTCCGTCTCGCGCATCGCCTCGAGCAACCGCACCGCACCCAAGCCGGTGACGTCGCCCGTGTACTCGGGAAGGTCGAACGACACCTTCACGTGCGTCTGGGCGCCCAGGTTGTAAATCTCGTCGGGACGGATCGTCTTGAGGTGGCGGTTCAGCACCGACCCGTCGGCCAGGTCGCCGTAGACGAGTCGCAGTCTGGCGCCGTCGGCCTGCGGGGCCTGGTAGATGCTCTCAATCCGCCCCGTGTTGAAGCTCGACGCGCGGCGGATCATTCCCCAGACCCGGTAGCCCTTGGAGAGCAGCAGCTCCGCCAGGTAGGACCCGTCCTGACCCGTGATGCCGGTGATGAGCGCCGTCTTCGCCATTCGCTTCAGTTGAATAGTGGTTGCGGAGTCTGATCGGGGCCCGCCGCCCGCAGCGGGGCGAACCATACGCACTCGCTGGCACTTACTCCAGGCCGGTTCTGTGCCGTCTCAACGATTCACCAACGTTGCAACTCTCGCGCCGCTGTCAGTGCCGTATTCTAGAGCCGTCCGCCGGGCTGTCGGTGTTGCAGCAGGCAGCGTCTATGTCGTCGCGGGGGTGGGATCGAGCGACGCCGGGCGGGACGATCAATTTCGGGTGGGGCGGACAGCCACTTCAGGGCCGTCCGGTCCCCTTGACCATACCGTGCAGGCGTCCGCAAATCAATCTCAGGGCGCCGCGACGCCTTTCGGTTGACCGCTCACAGACCAGTGCTGAAGATGGCTGGTAGCCGTCCACCCACCCTGCTTCGCCAAGTAACCGCAATGCCAACCCTGCTGATAACGGGCGGAGCCGGCTTCGTGGGCGCCAATCTGGTGCGGGTCGCTTTGGAGTCGCCAAACACCCGGGTGGTGGTGTTGGACAAGCTGACCTACGCGGGTCGGAAGGAATCGCTGCCCGGCGCTCAGGCGGCCGACCGGTTGATCTTCGTCAAAGGCGATATCAACGACGGCCCGCTGGTACGCTCGCTGCTCTCCGACCACCAACCCGATGCGGTGGTGCACCTGGCCGCCGAGTCGCACGTCGACCGGTCGATCGACGCCCCCGCGGCGTTCGTCGACACGAACGTCGGCGGCACGTCAACGCTGCTGCTGTCGACGCTCGGCTACTGGGAGGGCCTGACCGGCGAGTCGCGCGGGCAGTTCCGCTTCGTCCACGCGTCGACCGACGAGGTGTTCGGGTCGCTCGACCCCGAGGGACGCTTCACCGAGGAGAGCCCCTATCGGCCCAACTCGCCCTATTCCGCTTCCAAAGCGGCCTCCGACCACTTGGTGCGGGCGTTCCATCGAACATACGGCCTGCCGACGGTCACCTGCCACA contains:
- a CDS encoding DUF1559 domain-containing protein, producing the protein MSMPHFAPSARRARRAFTLVELLVVIAIIGILIALLLPAVQAARESARRSSCLNNLRQVSLAMMNYESSNKRLPVGAAQRFNVTSDPTLHSWVSQILQYVEEANAYGMADWTQPLAQREDDGNRAHHIKFETFSCPSLEPVEIVNDFYGARGSYAVNAGIGQVFMQNPDPKQRTSEASGVQPWPIPPYASTTSSLGAIGLFMVNHGRKLSEVTDGTSKTAMLTEVINVPGEDTRGALHFGAAVMYMHNVLPNDTASLPDRTRWCVSVENEAPCRQTLNQWQGGWYQAARSKHPGGVNLVMGDSSARFLTDSVNFEVWQAMCTPQGEEVLAEGL
- a CDS encoding M14 family zinc carboxypeptidase, coding for MGRAWSSRSARRLSAWGLLAVLAVATQGRAYQLSADFDTGSLDVGGSTIVGDVITLAGRDNFNPGDWKWLHFRLDDAGGQRPAFQIDDDFANGGSNLNDHEMVYSYDGQSWEFFDYNQRSSAQGRYAFYNDGPFTSDTVFVAYGLPYTVGRAEQLVSGLASSPWVRPTASGDASFAIGASPGGVDDLGRSIPSHPIRAFGLSDPDGAAERVSVVLASGVHANEGLGNLVLEGLVDYLAGDSLQAGLLRKVADFAVYPLINPDGRYAGMNRSTVARPADDPNRFWSSPGYGGHAELQVVGDAMLADTGAEADYVIDFHSTVVGKSGHFAYVHPAMQGDPLWQSLLALEPAIDTRNASLIDDTLAKFGRDELGAGFSITFETQFIAGENEDRFLGIGQSFALAMFQTLFTLGDLNLDGVFDRDDWLLQIAHAETELAAFSAADAYLRGDLDGDGANGIADFALFKSLYEQAHGPGAFARMLAVPEPSAAILSSLALMRIATLSRRHPRC
- the rfbB gene encoding dTDP-glucose 4,6-dehydratase: MPTLLITGGAGFVGANLVRVALESPNTRVVVLDKLTYAGRKESLPGAQAADRLIFVKGDINDGPLVRSLLSDHQPDAVVHLAAESHVDRSIDAPAAFVDTNVGGTSTLLLSTLGYWEGLTGESRGQFRFVHASTDEVFGSLDPEGRFTEESPYRPNSPYSASKAASDHLVRAFHRTYGLPTVTCHSSNNYGPYQHPEKLIPTIILNALAGAPLPVYGDGLQVRDWLHVADHSRALLDLAARGQPGGVYLAGADNEQTNLDVVRRVCRLVDELSPPAGGKPRADLIRHVEDRPGHDRRYALDAGKIRSELGWAPSIPFDDGVRETVAWYLANPRWIEIAVRKDGLRRLGLRQPG
- the gmd gene encoding GDP-mannose 4,6-dehydratase, with the protein product MAKTALITGITGQDGSYLAELLLSKGYRVWGMIRRASSFNTGRIESIYQAPQADGARLRLVYGDLADGSVLNRHLKTIRPDEIYNLGAQTHVKVSFDLPEYTGDVTGLGAVRLLEAMRETDLDARFYEASSSELFGLASESPQTEQTPFHPRSPYACAKAYAFYITRNYRESYGMFAVNGIQYNHESPRRGETFVTRKITRAAAAIALGKQERVYLGNLNAERDWGYAGDYVKAMWLMMQADRPEDYVVATGQTHSVRDFCERAFYRIGRPLTWRGEGVEEHGVDATGRTLVAVDPNYFRPVESECLRGDATRIRDELGWRPEHTFEQLVHMMVDADLAALRPSTPAKPVGSPHSHAA
- a CDS encoding gamma-glutamyltransferase family protein; protein product: MATRFAVTSGHPAASAAGLSVLQQGGNVVDAAVTTSLTMGVAAPWGSGLGGKMVMLYRNGATGEVHCVEALNAAPRELDPDKFAALPREDRRHGFAAVCVPGLPAGLALAHGRWGSRDWDEVVQPAVELAERGIPFDQEMQPLFRHKVARLRHDPGAAGLYLSNGKAPGVGSSMQFPDLAATLREIAAEGVQAFYKGEIGKRIVEACRAGGSDLTQRDFATYEPRVPPPLTDSFGGYRVCTSPPPTTGGVTVLAALKTLEGVDWTKEDTHDIHSIEKLCGVLLEIYPRIDREIADVVDSVEMAKGLLAPESIRLIRRNALAIAEDAAARDKKSQPVPQPLEPTMDDESDASTSHLVVADSEGNVVCITQSLSFHFGASVVAPGTGVLLNNSMSNFNVTNRKSVNTLAPGKRPRSTVAPVIVEEEGHVKLALGIPGGQRIPSTTIQLLLDVLGSGQELPSALGRWRYHLRRPIYRGEPSNFIDFEEEAPDDLVGQLVTRGWRTEERQSDGSYFGGGNGVQYLPDGRLLAAADPRRTNDAAGK